The sequence TTTTGGATTCCGCTGCTTCAAGTCTGATCCCTCCCTGTTTGTCTACACCACAGAAAAAGACATCATCATCTTAATGTTGTATGTAGATGACATGGTGGTGACAGGGAATAGTTCTGAAGTACTCTCGAAGCTACTTCAACAACTTAACAAGGAGTTTCGTATGAAGGACCTGGGAATGATTCACTATTTTCTCGGCATTCAGGTTCAGAGTCATGATAAAGGCTTGTTCCTATGTCAACAGAAGTATGCTGAGGACTTACTTGCTGTTGCTTCGATGTCTGATTGCTCTTCCATGCCAACTCCTCTTCCCCTGCAGCTCAACAAGGTACAGGATCAAGGTGTGCCGTTCTCTAATCCTACCTACTTCAGAAGTCTCGCAGGGAAGTTACAGTATCTTACCTTGACGCGACCAAACATTCAATTCGCTGTCAACTATGTATGTCAGAAGATGCATGCTCCGACAGTATCTGATTTCACTCTCCTGAAAAGAATACTCAGATATGTCAAAGGCACACTGACGATGGGAATTTCACTTCACAAAGATACTGATTTCACTCTCACCGCTTATAGCGACAGTGACTGGGCAGGATGCAACATCACTCGTCGATCCACTGGTGGGTTCAGCACATTTCTCGGTAAAAATCTAATCTCCTGGTCCTCTCGCAAACAACCTACGGTATCTAAGAGTTCAACTGAAGCAGAGTATCGCACCTTATCAGAAACAGCTTCAGAGATTACCTGGTTATGCTCGATCTTCCGTGAGTTGGGAATTCCGCTTCTTACAACTCCTCTGCTGCTGTGTTATAATCTGTCAGCAGTCTTGCTCTCTGCGAATCCTTCATTTCACTCACGCACCAAGCACTTCGCTCTTGACTATCACTATGTCAGAGAACGAGTTGCCTTGGGAGCCTTGGAGGTGAAACACATTCCGAATCATCAACAGATtgctgacatcttcaccaaaTCACTACCACTTGAAGCTTTCTCGACTCTTCGTGGCAAACTCGGTGTCGACTCGATCGCCACACCTAGTTTGAGGGGGCCTATCAGTCACTCAGCTTCAAGCCCATCAGTTAAGCCCAACTTGAAGCCCATAAGTCAGTCAGAGACAAAAGCTTCTCAACggtcttcttcttcaacctGCAAACAAGACAAAATCAATTGTACACAGGCAGCTCAGCTAAAGCAAAAGGAAAAGTACAGCACAGCTGGCAAACCACAGCCTGTCTCTAACAAGAATCGATTTGAAGCACTCCAAGACAATGAAGACCAATGAAGAAAACCCTAGACTTTTCTATCTATAAATATGTTATCAAGTTGTAATAACAATCTAAGAAAGCAATAACAAAGAGCAAAAGACTCACCTTTCTTTCATATCTCTGTCTACTTTCATGAAGATCCAAGAAGAGCTTCTGCCAATTGCTGTCACCAATTGTTGAGAGTTGGATTTAAAGATCATTTTCGTCAAACCTAGAGACCCTGCATGTTCCATGGTCCCTCTCATTGCTAGCCCCTCTGCCACAAAAGGTGAGATCACAAATGAGATTGCTTTACTATGAGATACAAGTATCTCCCCATTTGCGTGGTAGAAACTCCACGAGATACCAGCTAGAGTGGATCTGATCCTCCAGGCTACATCAgatctgaaaatatattatattaacgattgttttctataatatttaaatcacATGGTTAAATCCGTTGAAGGTGTTTAAACAATTTTGTCCTACTATAGTTACAAAAATTACCATGGCAAAGGAAGAACAGAAAGTTGAAGCAAATCAGAGAGACGACAATAACGCAAAGATGAAACGAACGGTCCCCCGATGGCATCAGAGAGAAGTGAAATCAGATAGACTTCGATAGTCGTGCTTGGGAGAAGTGGTTAGGGCGAACTGCCTTCAGAAAACGGTAACTAACCCCAAAAATACTTTggctatatttatttttcattttttggagtaaaacttatataaaaaggaaataataaagGAGAATTCTCGTAAAtagccatttttaagttttatcacaaaatagcttttaaaaagtaactaaaatagtccattttattttgaaatttttaatatatattttgaactttttaaaaatttgaaaccctATCTCCAAAACTTTATCCCTTAACTCTAAAACCTAAGTACAGATTAGATAACCATAGGGTTTATACATTTTTgacctttaataaaatttattttggttattttctttattgagagctattttgtgacaaaaacttcaaaaaaaaaactatcatagGAAATTTTTCAATAAGAAACCCTTTATATATACTGAGCAGtattaattatatgtttaaaattatatataaaggcCCCCAAATTATTAAACTTGCCTTAGGTCTTTATGAACGGTCCCACGGCAGGTGATAGTGTTATTACCTTTGACATTGAGTGTATCATGCAATTATTTAAGTAATCTTCGGTAAgatcataaaaaaatcatagttTGAACATTTTCCACCCACTACATCTAGATCTTCCACAAATCCATACATATATTGTTTAATAAGACTTGTGGTACTTggaaaaacataaaaactacAATAACGAAACTGATCTTTTGCACACCCATTGTTACAAAATCTTTAAGAAAATTCTTTCCGCTTAAACAGTATGATCCATACAACCTTGTGAATAAAGAGACGTTTTCTGGGGTTTGTAATAAGACAAGTTGTTATATGTTTGTGCTGTAATGTAATAGATATCTCTGATATTCGTTTAAACATAGCATTTTCAATGAAAACTTactattacaaaaataagtacactaaaaacaacaaaatcgtTAATGCACAcgtttctttttattattgaCGGTCTAAACATTTTGAATCAATTAGATAAAAAGAACAATACGGTAGAAAGGAAAATTCATAAGAAAAACATTTTTGGACATATAACAAAAACTTATGTGCAAGAATTGCAACGTATATGTAATCCTAATCAATAAGCAAAATTTGCAAAGAGACAAGAGACAAGGGCAGCCACCACAGCTACGGCCGAATTCGGGAGAGAAGCAGCGTGGCTAGGAGATGGACCGGGGACTCCGGCGGCAGGAATCGTAGTAGTGGACGGAGGAGAAGAGGGGGAGGACGAATCCGAGGAGATTGGTGGATCAGAGAGTGGCCTGGAGGAGGTGGGGTTAATGACGTTGAGGTCGAGCTTCTGACCGGCCTGACAATGGCCAGGAACGCCACAGAAGAAGAAATGGTGGCCGTGATTGGTGAGTGTGACTGAGTCATTGCCAGTGGTGAAGGTGGAGATTGGGTTTGAGTTGTTGCAGCTTCTGTACATTGCGTGTGTCACTCTCATTACGTTGTGGAATTGTGGGTTGTATTCGAACACTGTCATAATCAAAAAGTTTAGTTTCAGTTCACTCAATTTGCCTAAAAGTTAACAACACTTTATATGGGAATACCATGAAACtaaaaagataataatttttttttttatgtttatccATTCTATTCGACTGCTATACTATACTGTATTctactctctttttctttctcatatTTTCACAAGGATGATGTATCGGCTAAGAGCAGTTTAAAGAAAGATTAGGTTGGCTTAGACTAAAATAATTTCCACTGCTAATATCATATATaacgtttatatatataattatttatcaatCATAAGTTaagaatatgtatttttaaaaatcagttCTAAACTTAATAAGCATTCATACTTTGGGCAGatgtaaaaatataacaatttattCCTGTTTATATTGAAATAAAACGAAAAGTCATAATGATTAGGGCGTGAGTGGTACTATTACTTTCAACCTAATGCTTACGCACTTACGCATTAAGGACCCACTTTCCGTCAGTCTCAGAATAATTACGTTTAGAATGAAGATCTGCTCATCTCAATGTATAATTAATGTGTTAAGAAAATTAAGGAACTCACAGACGGTATCACCAATGTGGAAAGTTTTGGTTGAGGCCCATAGCTTATAATCTACGTTGGCTATGGTTGTCCAGCCTGCTGAGTCGCCGACTTTGTACACCGCCGCTTCACTCAGCCTTATGATCACCACTATACATGCCAAAGCCACCACTATCCTCGCCGCCATTATTTTCACTCGTCTGCTTCGATCTCTGGTAGAGAGCCCAACAAGGTTTTCTCCTagaatttctctttttttttgctgtgtATACAATGAGGTATGAACTAGTGGTGTGTATATGTATGGGTggccactttttttttgttagttggCTAATTTGGAGAAAGGAGTGACTGAAAAGCAAAATACCGACAAGGATTGCTTACTTTACTTGTTTATCTTTTATTAGTGATGGATTTAATTCATAATACAAAGACTATATATAACTTAAATGTATTGATTTTTGTGCACACTAGGTTTGTAGTCTCACATAGTAAATCAATACACTCATTATCAAATGATTTGAAGTTGGAAACATATGAATCTTGACACAATATTAGATCCTGAAAAAAGCAAAGATTAATCTGAcccaaaaattaattttataccaGAATTTTATGTACAGAAATGATTTATAAGGACCACTATTTGGAAGAATGATAATAGAAACCCTCACATCAACTATGAATTGGGACTTGATCTAACGTATAAAGACtaatattcatttatttatgtattattaattGGTATTAGAGTTTTTTCACTTGTgaaaacttaaaaatggatAATTTAGTACGAAATACTGGAAGTCTTCCTCCTGCACTAAAGCCTACTCCACAGGTTTGATTAGTTAAGCTATTCTAGAAATTTctattttctagttttttttgttataaacagAATTGGAAAATTTGTTAGTTTTCAAATTAAAGagttaaaacacacacacacacacacacaaccataatttataaaatttatattcgttAGTTATATAAGTTGTAAAGTAAGTATCACATGCTTTAAACTTTTGAAGTTTGGAAGTCTTGTAAGGAAAGAATGCTAAGTTGGTTGGTGTACTAATTTGAATCATCTTTTAATAATTCTACTTCCCAATTACTCTTTCTCCTACATCTTGGTAACCATATTTCTTTACTAGTTTAAATCATATGAAAAGAAACTTCTTTGTTGTTGTCAAAGTTCTTGTAGCAAAATTTCTGGTAATTTTATCACTGCAGCTATTGAGATACTAACAAAAATCTTTTAATGTCCATAGGCTCCATACTAAACCAATTTCAGTCCATTAACATAGCCTTCTACTTATACAGAATCAACAATGCATATTTAGACTTTGAAATATACATTGTCACGCtcatataaaaataacaaacatTCGTTGCATAACATGAAGTACTTAACGGTCAGGGAACCGAGTTGTTTGTTTGATTAATGATTCCTCACACACCAAACGGCTCCAAGTACTGTTTGTGTGACTGGTTTAATGTAAAAGACTGGTCCAACGGTTTACAAACCAAACGGGGAACCTATGATTAAAGTAAAATGCATATTATATATAAGATAAGAGTCATCCGATCCTATGACAAAAGAGTCACtcatctcttagttgggaagaATTTGATCGTTGTCTACATCTCCTGCTGTCTCAATGTTAGATTCATTTTCTGTGGTTTCTTAGATATTTACTTGGTTCCCTTAAGAGTACAGTACTCTCGCTTTCGCTTCTTGTTTACGAGATTGAGAAGCTCAGCCCAAAAGGCCATtaactttatatattatatatgttaaaatcCCATAAACAGTGTAGTAAAAAAATTTTAACCAATTAAGACTTAACGAATCCCCTAACCAGTCTAGTAATTTTCTAACCAATTAAGACCTGACCGGCTTACATACGTAACGGCATCTCCaactttattctatttttattataaaataaagtttatagTAAAAATGTTTCAATGATGCTTTATTtatcactctataatagagtaaaaaaaataaatttacttaataacttgttttttttgtttattagcCTACTCAAAACTTTATTGAGTATCATCAAAGTAAATTCAaattctattataaagttattctgttttaaaataaaaaatagaataaactaTATCGGAGATGGTCTAAATATAGTTCTCAAAGTCAAATTCTTTAATTTTTAACaaacatcaatactattaaaagggaaggagtctaaaaaaaatgtacctataaaagttgtttggactcttttatttaacttattattttttggtcttactttaaatttatactaacaatatgttaccatatatttctctaacaataatttagtcaattcttttatttatttaaatctcactcctaaatcctaacattactattattatatttatcattttgatttttaatcgtaaaagcattgagactaatgttttatattatcacttttatcatataatatatgatttaaagcaagataaattacTTATATTATCAGTTTTGCGATAGTATCCGTTATATAtttctgataatacattaatcattctaaacatataatattttaaatatttttaacagatcttaatattatttcttaacattttctcggaaaaatatttcatcaaccatgtttttgtacaataacattaaaaatatatatcaaaaggttgttggacctgatatagacgtaatgggtccacatctgttcgagtatttaagatcctaaaagaatttgaaatatatgaaaaatctgaaaaatattcgAACCacgaaaaatatttgaaacttcaaacaaataccaaaaaaattcaaatacctaaaaatttaaaattttattcaaaatctaacacgatgaactgaaaaatacccaaaattttatccaaatacccttttttttttaatttgaaaaatttacctgaaatcaaaactctaatcgtaaaccaaaaacttaaaaataatatccataataccggaaacatattcggaatatctaaatatacctaatatacaCGTATTTATGATCGAGTCTAGGGTAggacccggactcaaacaaagacctgcaggtcaaaaaaaacccaataggttatcttctctggacctgaactaaacctataattttgggtcggttcggtttgttttttttatccggatataattctcatgtcgaaaagaaacttacgtaaaagtgtacatataaaatctcaaataaactaatttgtagattatatagctgttaaaaattatgtttttcgatataataaaactttgtattataatataatccaacaaccccgcgcttggaaagcgcggatcaaaatctagctATACACTTAAAAACTCTTACTAACTTCTACTTTGATAAGGGAAAACACCAAAAAAATGATTCTGCTAATGAAACGTATACTTTTTGAATTTGAATCCAAACTATAAAATACACATTAcatgagaaacaaaaaaaaataaaaatcttaatcATAAATAAGGAGCATTGCTATTTCTTTGCAACTGTTTTTGGAAAAGTATATTAAAAACGAATCGTATTACTAAGTCTAAAACTGGTGTACTTTACGTACTTTCTAAGAAAAGAATGGCTTTAACACAAATCTattatctctgttttttttttgttttttttttatcatggcCACATcggactgaaaaaaaaaaaatcaatgaaaagttatgagaaaaagaagatatttttcTAGATATGTTTTTGGCAATTTTTTCTAGACTTTGAAgaagatttgaaaaaaaaaagagaaatctcTCTTATCACCACCTCCAATGGAGAGCATTGGCAGCCACTGTTACACCTCTCCCTTCGCCTCCATCACAAGAAACTCCTCTCTCCCCAGACTCCTTCACTTCACTCCCAGAGCAATCCACATTCGCAGCCAATCAGACTCTCGTCGTCTCCTCACTTGCTCTGCTTCTTCCTCCACCATGTAAAGTCTCTTCCTTTCCTCCTCCTTTCAATCAAAACCGTtgattaatttacaaaaatcgaAACTTTGACCTGACCCAGTGAGGAGCACCGGAAGAACAAAGACGGGTCGGGTCCGTCGAGAAAGAAAGTGAAGCTGAACGTGAGACTTAACCATCAAGTCAAGTTCGGTGAGCACGTGGCTATCTTTGGCTCAGCTGAAGAGATTGGCTCATGGAAGGAGAAGTCTCCTCTCACTTGGACTGAAACGGGATGGGTTTGCGAGCTTCACCTCAACGGAGACCAGGCTCTGGAGTTTAAGTTCGTCATTGTGAAAACCGACGGTTCTCTCTCATGGGAGTCCGGTGACAACCGTGTCCTAAACCTCCCAAAGTCCGGAGCTTTCTCCGTTGTATGCCACTGGGACGCTACTAGAGAGGCGCTTGATGTTGTCTCTCAGGAGGAGGTTGGTGAGGGAGAGAGTAGTGAGAACGGTGCGCAGCTTCGGAAGAGTGCGTTGGCTGGGGAGTGGAAAGGGAAAGAGGCTTCCTTTATGAGTTCTAATGAGCATGGGGATAGAGAAGTTGGGAGGAGTTGGGATACTAGTGGTCTTGAAGGTCCGGGTCTCAAGATGGTGGAAGGTGATCGCAACTCTAGGAACTGGTGGAGAAAGGTATTACTATGAGTTTGGATGTGTACTCTTTAGTTAAAagcaatgttcaagaaatcgctaGGCGGTGGTTAGGCAGGCGCCTTCTAAAGTATTATTGTTTAGGCGGGCGCCTAGATTCCATTAGCCCATATCCATTTGTCCATTTATTGTTTGTGGACAGAGTGTGATCATGTCCATTAACGACCATGTCTAGTTActagtaaatttaaaaatcactaGTAACTAGACcgtctataaaaaaaaattggtttgaaATAGTCGTTTCAGACCCAATTTTTAGAAAGTTTGTTAAAAGCTATCACTTTTGGGTGAAACTGTCTCTTATTTGTTGAATCTGTTCATGTGTTCAAAGCTTGAAATGGTACGGGAGGTTATAGTTGGGAGTGTTGAGAGGGAGGAAAGGTTGAAGGCGCTTATATACTCTGCAGTGTATTTGAAggtttctctcttttttcttctttatagCGTTATCTGGGAGTTCACCTTTGTTTATCTtcgttttggttttgtttggcATCTTATGCAGTGGATAAACACAGGACAGATTCCATGTTTTGAAGATGGAGGGCATCACCGTCCGAACCGGCATGCTGAGATCTCCAGGCTTATATTCCGTGAGTTGGAGAACATTTGCAGCAAGAAAGATGCTACTGCAGAGGTGACACACTATTGTAATGTTTAAGAAATAGCTAGGTGGTAACTATATAGGATTAGCGACTAGGCGGATTATTCGGAGCCTAGAAGAGACTATTGATATTTaaccaatgttcaagaaat comes from Brassica rapa cultivar Chiifu-401-42 chromosome A02, CAAS_Brap_v3.01, whole genome shotgun sequence and encodes:
- the LOC103854709 gene encoding mavicyanin, coding for MAARIVVALACIVVIIRLSEAAVYKVGDSAGWTTIANVDYKLWASTKTFHIGDTVLFEYNPQFHNVMRVTHAMYRSCNNSNPISTFTTGNDSVTLTNHGHHFFFCGVPGHCQAGQKLDLNVINPTSSRPLSDPPISSDSSSPSSPPSTTTIPAAGVPGPSPSHAASLPNSAVAVVAALVSCLFANFAY